A window from Prinia subflava isolate CZ2003 ecotype Zambia chromosome Z, Cam_Psub_1.2, whole genome shotgun sequence encodes these proteins:
- the SYT4 gene encoding synaptotagmin-4: MAPIADSRQQFDEIPTVVGIFSAFGLVFSVSLFAWICCQRKSSKSNKTPPYKFVHVLKGVDIYPENLNSKKKFGADDKSEAKNKSAMPKNSLHLDLEKRDLNGNFPKTTTKMQGFPDLENSSPKHFAERKKDSVSPDSLKSITSLSSEDKQDKLGTLFFSLEYNFEKKAFVVNIKEAHGLPAMDEQSMTSDPYIKMTILPEKKHKVKTRVLRKTLDPAFDETFTFYGIPYSQIQDLTLHFMVLSFDRFSRDDVIGEVLIPLAGIELSEGRLLMDREIIKRNVRKSSGRGELLVSLCYQSTTNTLTVVVLKARHLPKSDVSGLSDPYVKVNLYHAKKRISKKKTHVKKCTPNAVFNELFVFDIPCEGLDDISIEFLVLDSDRGSRNEVIGRLTLGSSAEGTGGEHWKEICEYPRRQIAKWHMLCDG, translated from the exons ATGAAATTCCTACAGTGGTTGGGATCTTTAGTGCATTTGGCCTTGTCTTCTCTGTCTCCCTCTTTGCTTGGATCTGCTGCCAACGCAAATCTTCCAAGTCCAATAAGACCCCTCCATACAAGTTTGTCCATGTTCTGAAGGGGGTTGATATTTACCCTGAGAATCTCAACAGCAAGAAGAAGTTTGGAGCAGATGATAAAAgtgaagcaaaaaataaatcagcaatGCCAAAGAATTCTCTCCATCTTGACCTGGAGAAGCGAGATCTAAATGGCAATTTCcccaaaacaaccacaaaaatgCAGGGCTTTCCAGATCTTGAAAATTCATCTCCTAAGCACTttgcagaaaggaagaaagattcAGTATCCCCTGATAGCTTAAAATCCATCACTTCCCTGTCATCTGAAGATAAACAAGACAAGCTAggaactctttttttctccttagagtATAACTTTGAGAAAAAAGCGTTTGTAGTGAACATCAAAGAAGCTCATGGGCTGCCAGCAATGGATGAACAGTCAATGACTTCTGATCCTTACATCAAAATGACAATCCTGCCTGAGAAAAAGCACAAGGTGAAAACCAGAGTGCTGAGAAAAACCTTAGATCCAGCTTTCGATGAGACTTTCACATTTTATGGGATCCCCTATAGCCAAATTCAAGACTTAACACTTCACTTCATGGTCTTGAGCTTTGACAGATTTTCCAGAGATGATGTCATTGGAGAAGTCCTCATCCCCCTCGCTGGAATTGAACTCTCAGAAGGAAGGCTGCTAATGGACAGAGAGATCATCAAAAGAAATGTTAGG AAATCATCTGGTCGTGGAGAATTACTGGTCTCTCTCTGTTATCAATCTACAACAAACACACTCACTGTCGTTGTTCTAAAAGCCAGGCATCTACCTAAATCTGATGTGTCAGGATTATCAG ACCCTTATGTCAAAGTGAACCTGTACCATGCTAAGAAGAgaatttctaaaaagaaaacccacGTGAAGAAATGCACCCCCAATGCAGTGTTCAATGAATTGTTTGTTTTTGACATTCCTTGTGAGGGCCTTGATGATATCAGCATTGAATTTCTGGTTTTAGATTCAGATAGGGGCTCAAGGAATGAGGTGATTGGCCGGTTAACCTTGGGATCTTCAGCAGAAGGAACAGGTGGAGAACACTGGAAAGAAATTTGTGAATATCCTAGGAGACAAATTGCCAAATGGCATATGTTATGCGATGGTTAG